gcctagtcacgcaaaacattatgaccaccttgcTACAGCTTCTCAGGGGAACATTTGTCATGGTTTGTTTGACGCTGAAAAACAAACCATCTCCCCTTGAATCTGAACAAAAAGCCTTGGTCACAGGTCAGACGTGTGGGTGTCCAAAGGGGAATCTACACAATTTTGTACTTTACTTGTACTTTACTACTTACTAGTCGACTCATCGGAAGAATAGTGAATAGATCAGTCGACAATGAAAATTGTCGTTTAGCTGGTACGggcacatggagaggagaggtaGAGGGCGATGCATGCCGGAGACATGAGGAGCCTAGTCAGCTGCAGACCAGACACTGTTGTGCGTGGTGTCAAATTGGGTGGCGCCTTATCTCCACCAAACACAGCAGCGTGACGCCATGAGCGTGGGTTGTTAACCCGCGTGACTTACGGCTTGTTGCACTGCAGCCAGCCGCGTCCTTCCGGGCTGCGCCCACAGTTGCCCTTCTCCGTCCCCTCTGCGTTCAGCTTCTCGTAGCAGAACCGGTCTGCCGCGTCTGCAGGGAGACAAGAGACGGTGTGAAAGACGGGGAATGGAGAAAGAGGAAACAGTGAAGGCCTTACTGTATCCCCATAGTCCTCGGCACTGTCCATCCCGGGTCCTGCATCGTCCGCCGTAGCAGCGTCCCTAGCGGAGGAAGACAACAAGAATGAAGCGCTCATCTTCGCTTACAGCTCCGTCCAGCAACTACCTGATTCGTATCGCACATGTAGCCGTCCAGCTTGTGCACGTTGTGAGGACACTGGAGGAGCGAAGAAAAAGATCTCATGGTTAAATGAGCGCTGTTATTTTCAGTGTTTGGCTGTACCTGGCTGGAGTCTCCGGTGCAGGTCTCTGAAATATCACAGTCGTTGACAGCCTCTCGACACACCACGCCTCTCTGCTCATACTGCAAACACACATAACATAAGATATGAAATAAACAATTCAGCATCCATGCTATGGACCATAAACATTACAGATGGGACTTGATAAACAAGAGGTGTTACACTGTATTAGATGAGCTGAGAACACGTTCATCTTTCACATCACAACGATGTTGAATCTGTACACTgaccataaaaaaaataaaataaatcctatTAATTTTAAATCTGTCTGCAACATaaaacattatattttttttctagaaAAAAAGACACACCTCAAAATCAAAGATTTTGATTATCCCAAAATGTTTTATCAACTTTATCAACTGAATTCCCAATGTGACTGatgcaaaaatacattttttaaaagctgGATGTTTTaagttaatttattttaaattattggCCATTATActtctatattattattattattattattattattattattattagtagtagtagtagtagtagtagtagtatgttCATGATTTACATTATGAACAATAACAAACCAATGAATTGCTTCAATAAAATGCTactgtttttattcaaattcttcttcttgactttgaaattaaaatgacaatacTGAATCCTTTGTTTGCTTTAAAGAACACATGGTATAACATTTCCCCCTCAACTTGGGAACTAGGAACTAGAATTTTGTGAGCCAAATAAAGTTTTTGATTTATTGAATGATCTATAAACCGTACTTCTTTATCGACTCCACCCTTCACATACCTTTGCTTTCCCATCTTTGATCAAAGTCACGCGCATTTCCAGCTGGTGAAGTTTCCATATCGATTGTTGGTAGTTATACTCTGCTCATGGCAAAACGTCAAGGCTCTAGAGGGCCACATTAAATGACTTGGTGGCCAGATTTGGCCcgcaggccttgagtttgacagtaCAGTTTGACAGTACATTCTCAGCTAAGTTACCTTGCAGCCGCTGCAGCAGAGGCCATTACTACACATGGCATCGTGGGTTAGTGTGCACTTCTTACAGCAGGCCCCTCCGTTCCGGGCACATTCCTGCAATTGCACACACGGATCAATGAATTCTCCCAGGAACAAAAGGTTTTCTCTGCAGGCAGGAGCCAGATCACCATCATTAAATAAATCAACCCACCACCTGAGAGCCGCAGTCACACTCTTCCCCAACCTCCACAAAGCCATTTCCACACTCTGGAGGGTCCAGCAGCTTCAAGTCAAGCAGAGATAGATACATGTAAAGCACTTCACAGAGATTcaggacaaagacaaaaaacactAAGATTGAATAGAAAACTAGTGGACAAGCCTGCGACACTCCAccgaggggaggggggggcagGGGGGTCTCGCTCGCCCAGCCCACATGATCCTCACCTTGTTGGGCTTGTTGAAGAGGCAGCTGCCGCCCCCCTGCAGCAGGAACTGAATGTACTCATCAACACTGCAGCGTGAAAACTTTCGGGGAAGATAGTATCTGGATTGAAATAGAAATAAAGGTTCAGATGACGAACACTTTTTTCCTGCCAGTAAACACGACGCCAGATTCACGTGGGAGTCGATGCCAACACTTTTCAAGCTGACAGAAATGAAGCCATCTTAAGCTGGTCATAAACCTAGCGAGTATCAAACACGACAATAGTACACAACAAAAGGTTCACGTGCACTTATTGAAGGTGCGATTTAAAAGATTCAAAAGAGCATTTATGCTGGAAAACAAGATggaaaatattgttatttatttaggcTAGTTCTGGTCTGGTTTCTTCTTTCCGAGCGTGTGTTCGGACCACCACAGTTTTGGTTCTATTTTGAAAGCGTTTCTATTCTTCCATGAGTGTGTGTTGAGCACTACCTGCCGGACCACTCACATTATAtgtctaaatattataaaacacgGAGAAAGCAAAGGAAAAGCATTCAACAAGTTCCACCGCTTCAATGGCGCTTTATGTTCATTATTGAAATCATAAATTGACGTTCTGTTGAGCGGTGGATATCTTGGCGACACATGATATAAAggcaagtattttttttccccaatatattttgtgggacaaaaaaatacatttacaaaatatGTTGTTATACATTCATTCAATAAGATTATCAATTGTTCAGGgggaagaaaaatagaaaatattatatatactataatCTGAAAAAATACAagatttttatttacaattcaAATAGTATTGgattatgaaaacaaaacatcattttgtagttttgatctgacctcatgagggtcTCTATGTCCTTGTGTGTACAATATATTGACTGGAGAGTATATTGATTCCTGTTTCATCCTGTTTCTGATCTCATTCTTTGTTTCCGTTGCATGATTTATGTCCTCAGTGCCACCTTCCGGTTTGCTGACATCATTGTTCTTCCTCATATCTGTCCACTGAAGTTTTGACTTTTAAACTTGTACTATCAAGTCTCTCCACTTGGGTCTGGATCTGGATCCCCACATTCAGTTTGATATTGTAAGTGTAAAATTGCTACGTTTCAATTCAACATCTCAGCTTCACGTAGTCATAGTTTTACCCCCTTAGCAGTTTCATGCCGCTCTATAGTTGTCGGGGAGGTGTGTGTAGCCTTACCCGGTGTCCTCCATGATGCAGCCCAGCCAGGTGTCGGAACACTTGCAGTCTCCTGTGAAGGTTAAAGATGGGAGAGGTCAAATAAATCCCATATTAAAGCACACGTTGAGCAGCCCGCGCTGCGACAGCTCCTTCCTGGAAGCAGATTTATGGCCGTCAGACGGCCAGAAAAATGAAGAAGCCTGCGCCGCTCACATCATTCATGGGCGTTAATGACAGCAGGATGAGACCTATCATGGCTGCAGCCAGCTTCTTCTGCCGCCATGAAATAATGGACCTAATGGCTCCTCATCATTAATCACTAAGCTCATTGTTCAATGGCGGCAATTTCCATCCCAGCGCTGCCTCCTTCCTGGTTGCAGGTGAGTAATCGCCTAATGGAGAGGCGTAATTACAGAATGGTGCTGCAAGTCAAGGAGCCGCTCCGTGGTTTACCAGCTCAGACTCCCTCCTCCCCACCCACCAGCGCTCGCACGCACCTGCCGAGTAGCGGATGTTGTTCCACCTCATGCCGATGTTCTGTCCGATGCTCTGACACAAAGTGATGGCCATTGCACCAACGCTgccaaactgaaacacacaggTGACGCTCACTTTCAACTACTGTATAATAACTCACTAAACAGCAGTAGTTACTGTCATTTTACGGCCATTGATCGcaatgaaatacagtggtacctcgtcctgcaattcgaacaaaaatttttttttttgcttcggatttcgaacgaatatccagaacttgaacgccccagaaaaaagccagaaaaaacataacgtgcgcggaccgatcagctgacccacgacgcgctttgttattgtgtataacgcagcctctgtatgcagacgtgtcccgttagctacatttactgactgttttttcttcatattgaggtgtaaaacttttcctgtctccacactggaccgtggtagagtgtcacaggggaggtgctggagcgctcactccagggtttgatgtcctgttgtgggctggagctgggacagggatgaggcgagtctgggacagagcgtgacttggtttatgactttgtcacagccaaactgcacagaagcgcacattcagagctggacacgcaccgggcacctcttcccttctggagagacctcactcactcggcaacccctcccacatgcagcggccacacacatagaggaacagccacctgcagcagacactctacattcactcctacaaaagcctagtttaaggcttggaacacattatttctcattccattcattgtaatgggaaaaatcaattcagatttccaacaaatcgcttctcgaaagGCCGTCtgcaacggattgtggtcgagaaccgaggtaccactgtagatgAACACAGTATCAACTATTGAGATCTCACCTCATTGATCCCGCCTCCTCTTGCTGAGGAGCAGACTCCGCCCATGTAGGCCGTCCCGCTGCGACCACTCTGAAACGTCCGCCCTCTAATCGCCAGGAACAGATTCAGCATTATCAAACGCTTCATATTTGCACTATTGCCAAGGTGTCAGAGGAAGGTGTCGTACGAGAAAAGATGGACGACATCGCTCTGCTCTCTGATGTTGTCCTTGCGGTACTTCATGAAGTTCTGCAGCGTGCTCACCGGGTCCTCCACCACCGGCATCATGTTTGCAGCCGTCCAGGTCTCCATGGCGATCAGCACGATTCTTGTGTTCAACTGCTCCTTGTAGATCTGAGGACCAAGAGTCTTCATCAGCTTTCGTACACCTGTACACCTGACTCGTCATAGTGAACAGTGGTATCACACCGCATCAGCCATGTTGACCACGGCTTTGGCAAAGTTCTTCGTTTGGCTGCCAGAACGTCGTAGCTGGACCACCTGaggacagaaaaaagaaaacacatgacCAGATGTCAGACTCATTTTATTCTTTTGGTTATGAAAATGGTCTTCCATTGAATGATATGGTGAAGAACTATACATTGACCACAAGCTTCCTTTCCATATTAACCTGCACTGAAACAATTCAAGcgagaaaagcactgagacagaGCACACCTCCACCGACTTTATCACTTCacatgacagaagaaaaacacagcaaacaataaatcaataaaacaacttctgTGACTGAAGAACCACATTGACATGCTCCACGACCAGCGCACGGACCTAAATACTAGACCACAAGGGACATTAGCAGAGCTGCATTAGCCATTTTTCAAAGCTTCCTGTGGAGCTTGTGGCCACtgaaagtttattttattaatttgaaTGTAcgctgtatttaaaaaaaatgctaatgctaattctGAACTGAGCAGTGGCACTTTACAGAGGACTTGATTTCACGACGAATGGAAGCAAAACGCAGCGCTCACCATGTCGTGGTCATTGACGACCATGAGCTCGATGTACTTGGTCTCAGTCTGGACAGAGGGTCTGCGAACAAATCTCTTGGATCTCCTCAGTACTGcagactcctgctgctccctGGTTTGGTTCGGTCTGTCATCCTCACCTCCTTTGCCATCTCGCCCACTGTCCTCATCACAGTCTGGACACACAGAGGAAAACGTTCACAACGACAGAGCAGCACTGTGGCTCCACACGTCTGACCAAACCATCAGCAGTTGCCAATGGAACTTCTGTAGTATATAACATAACTCAACCAAGGACAGGTTTTATTTGGATGTACCTGTGCAGGGAGGGGTGAGTCTGATATCTGGCATCTGGCGGATCAGGTGTGCGCCATCTTCCTACGTGAGAACGCCGAGAAGATTGTGTTTGTTAGGCTCCAGACACAGTGCTAAAATCATGTTACATTATTTGTAAACATTTGAGGTTTCCCTAGGGAAAGATGGAGACTCGCTGCAGTGTCTTCAGTCCCGAGGACTCAGTCTTGGTGAAGAAACCGCAGAGTGGATAAGACTAGaagtagagccactgctcccCCAGCTAGATGAGGTGGCCTGGGGAACATTTTAGGATCACTCATGACAACTGGGAGGAGTACCAgggacagacccaggacacatgGAGGTTCTGTATATCTGTTGTCTTGGAATTAATAAATGACAGTAGTGTACCATGTAATCATTTACTTGACAGGTGTTTGGAGTGTCTGCAAATGTTGAGGGGATGAAGGGACTATACAGTATTAGTGTAGTCATATAGTAATACTGTAGTATCGTATACTAAAGTATTAACTATAGATAATACTGTAGTATAGTacaacgtaacgtaacgtaacgtaacgtaacgtaacgtaacgtattgcaacgtaacgtaacgtaacgtaacgtaacgtaacgtagcatagcatagcatagcatagcatagcatagcattaATGTAGTgcagtgtagtgtagtgtagtgtagtataGTGTAGTATCGTGTAATATAGAATAGTGGTGCGTAGCATAGtattagtatagtatagtatagtatgatatagtatagtatagtatagcgtAGCGGAGCATTGTGTAGTATAGTACAGCATAGaatagtattagtagtagtgtatagtatagtgtagtatCATGTGTATGCTACAGTATAGCATACTGTTGCATAGCATAGTATAGTaaagtatagtatagtatagtatagtatagtacagtatagtgtagtatagtatagcatagtatagtatagtacagtatagtatagtacagtatagtatagtacagtatagtacagtatagtatagtatagtacagtatagtgtagtatagtatagcaCAGTATAGCATAATAtactatagtatagtatagtacagtatagtatagtacagtatagtatagtacagtatagtatagtatagtatagcacagtatagtgtagtatagtatagtatagtatagtatagcacagtatagtgtagtatagtacagtatagtatagtatagtatagtacagtatagtgtagtatcgtatagtatagtatagtacagtatagtatagcat
The genomic region above belongs to Synchiropus splendidus isolate RoL2022-P1 chromosome 19, RoL_Sspl_1.0, whole genome shotgun sequence and contains:
- the LOC128750980 gene encoding disintegrin and metalloproteinase domain-containing protein 11-like isoform X1; translation: MLAVWCFMLFAAVGERLAIAGSDKSPVKDGAAWDWFSLAGRPGSSDSGTEVTYPKRLVQQIKSEEEMAHQYLGTRVKNSTGDTSPIHLAQSSFQVDAFGRTFILDLELNHHLLSSEYVERHFNQDGRPKQTVGGEHCYYQGRLRASPGSWAALSTCHGLCGMFSDGVFSYGIEPVTNGSSQEDGAHLIRQMPDIRLTPPCTDCDEDSGRDGKGGEDDRPNQTREQQESAVLRRSKRFVRRPSVQTETKYIELMVVNDHDMVVQLRRSGSQTKNFAKAVVNMADAIYKEQLNTRIVLIAMETWTAANMMPVVEDPVSTLQNFMKYRKDNIREQSDVVHLFSGRTFQSGRSGTAYMGGVCSSARGGGINEFGSVGAMAITLCQSIGQNIGMRWNNIRYSAGDCKCSDTWLGCIMEDTGYYLPRKFSRCSVDEYIQFLLQGGGSCLFNKPNKLLDPPECGNGFVEVGEECDCGSQVECARNGGACCKKCTLTHDAMCSNGLCCSGCKYEQRGVVCREAVNDCDISETCTGDSSQCPHNVHKLDGYMCDTNQGRCYGGRCRTRDGQCRGLWGYNAADRFCYEKLNAEGTEKGNCGRSPEGRGWLQCNKPDVLCGFLFCANITMKPKFGDLEGEVTSFTLYHQNKYLDCRGGHAVLEDGSDLGYVEDGTPCGPNMMCLERRCLPVAAFNLSTCAGSNLGRICSDHGTCSNEVKCICDRDYTGKDCSVFDPIPEPTVPTGPEKKETSVVEDREVDRRFVFLVSRPLVSSSSHSHIEDEGKKEEKKKVFHS
- the LOC128750980 gene encoding disintegrin and metalloproteinase domain-containing protein 11-like isoform X2, which translates into the protein MLAVWCFMLFAAVGERLAIAGSDKSPVKDGAAWDWFSLAGRPGSSDSGTEVTYPKRLVQQIKSEEEMAHQYLGTRVKNSTGDTSPIHLAQSSFQVDAFGRTFILDLELNHHLLSSEYVERHFNQDGRPKQTVGGEHCYYQGRLRASPGSWAALSTCHGLCGMFSDGVFSYGIEPVTNGSSQEDGAHLIRQMPDIRLTPPCTDCDEDSGRDGKGGEDDRPNQTREQQESAVLRRSKRFVRRPSVQTETKYIELMVVNDHDMVVQLRRSGSQTKNFAKAVVNMADAIYKEQLNTRIVLIAMETWTAANMMPVVEDPVSTLQNFMKYRKDNIREQSDVVHLFSGRTFQSGRSGTAYMGGVCSSARGGGINEFGSVGAMAITLCQSIGQNIGMRWNNIRYSAGDCKCSDTWLGCIMEDTGYYLPRKFSRCSVDEYIQFLLQGGGSCLFNKPNKLLDPPECGNGFVEVGEECDCGSQVECARNGGACCKKCTLTHDAMCSNGLCCSGCKYEQRGVVCREAVNDCDISETCTGDSSQCPHNVHKLDGYMCDTNQGRCYGGRCRTRDGQCRGLWGYNAADRFCYEKLNAEGTEKGNCGRSPEGRGWLQCNKPDVLCGFLFCANITMKPKFGDLEGEVTSFTLYHQNKYLDCRGGHAVLEDGSDLGYVEDGTPCGPNMMCLERRCLPVAAFNLSTCAGSNLGRICSDHGTCSNEVKCICDRDYTGKDCSVFDPIPEPTVPTGPEKKGPSGTNIIIGSIAGAILLAAIVLGGTGWGFKNIRRGRSGGG